A stretch of Castanea sativa cultivar Marrone di Chiusa Pesio chromosome 2, ASM4071231v1 DNA encodes these proteins:
- the LOC142624836 gene encoding uncharacterized protein LOC142624836: MGEAPRITVSDPGSGLSAFLSRFDSLEFNSLPASHFHSFGPSYSNFLRFSVPVEGLPLLDELFKAHGDFTSGFKGGVFLGNILMELLCVVLISLRDSSLDSLSKEKLLEWRGVVQDLIEAKFNLSFMLEYLHSLAHLLFQRQASRTLDVEIATDEEALARAHKALQELKVKKQ, from the coding sequence ATGGGGGAGGCTCCAAGGATAACTGTCTCAGATCCTGGCTCAGGGCTCTCTGCCTTCTTGTCCCGATTTGATTCCCTGGAGTTCAACAGCCTTCCCGCGAGCCATTTTCATAGTTTTGGACCTTCTTACAGCAACTTCCTCAGATTTTCTGTGCCCGTTGAAGGGCTGCCACTACTGGATGAGCTGTTTAAAGCTCATGGGGACTTTACCAGTGGGTTCAAGGGAGGCGTATTCCTAGGCAATATCCTAATGGAGCTTTTATGTGTTGTGCTGATCTCTTTGAGGGACTCTTCTCTTGACTCTTTATCTAAAGAGAAGCTTTTGGAGTGGAGAGGAGTGGTGCAGGATCTTATAGAAGCCAAGTTCAACCTATCCTTTATGCTGGAGTATTTGCATTCCTTAGCCCACCTGCTATTCCAGAGACAGGCCTCCAGGACTCTTGATGTTGAAATTGCTACTGATGAGGAGGCTTTAGCTCGTGCCCATAAGGCGTTGCAAGAATTGAAGGTCAAGAAGCAGTAA
- the LOC142623778 gene encoding uncharacterized protein LOC142623778 yields MINTLNPSVTRREGFCFLPSQIYRCLVESKHSLKSHKILPPKNRLVSSLTHSLNFQSSKPMFYYFCKTILNGKLTVRALPPIHRLGFEQNPSLSLKYISSTTTNEQPFAVSYLIKTLGFSPEAALSASKYVHFETPEKADIVVSFFKNHGFSQTQITNLVRRLPSVLISDPDKTLLPKIDFFSSKGIPSPDLAKLFSGYPALLKTSLEKQIIPSFDFLKNLLQSEAKTIEAIKRFTGMLKCNVETLVAPNINTLRENGVPESNIVTLLQYQPRAFVVNPVRFREIVEEVKEMGFNPSRLKFALAVFALRAMSKSTWERKVDVYKKWGLSENDIFLAFGRHPWCMMASEDKIMRAMDFLVNKMGMDSSLFIKRPGLVSLSLEKRLIPRGFVFQGLLSKGLVKKGFNMYLLFECPERTFVQKYIMPHKEEASELLKLYKEKMDSLK; encoded by the coding sequence ATGATAAATACATTAAACCCCTCTGTAACCAGACGCgagggtttttgttttcttccttcCCAAATCTACCGGTGCCTGGTGGAGTCCAAACATTCGCTGAAGTCACACAAGATTTTGCCTCCGAAGAATAGGTTAGtttcctctctcactcactcctTGAATTTTCAATCATCAAAACCcatgttttattatttctgCAAAACCATTCTAAATGGTAAACTCACTGTCAGAGCTCTACCACCAATTCACAGACTGGGTTTTGAACAAAACCCATCTTTATCTTTGAAATACATTTCAAGCACTACAACAAATGAACAACCATTTGCTGTCTCATACCTCATAAAAACACTTGGGTTCTCACCAGAAGCTGCTCTATCAGCTTCCAAATATGTTCATTTCGAAACCCCAGAAAAAGCTGATATTGTGGTTAGCTTTTTCAAGAACCATGGGTTCTCTCAAACCCAGATCACAAACCTCGTTAGAAGACTCCCATCAGTGCTTATATCTGATCCTGACAAAACCCTTTTGCCCAAAATTGACTTCTTTTCCTCTAAAGGCATTCCAAGCCCTGACCTTGCAAAACTGTTTTCTGGGTACCCTGCTCTTTTAAAAACAAGCTTAGAGAAACAGATTATCCCTTCTTTCGATTTCCTTAAAAATTTGCTTCAGTCTGAGGCTAAGACCATTGAAGCAATAAAACGATTTACGGGTATGCTAAAATGTAATGTTGAAACCCTTGTGGCACCAAATATTAATACATTGAGAGAGAATGGAGTGCCTGAGTCGAATATTGTCACTCTACTTCAATACCAGCCTAGAGCATTCGTGGTCAATCCAGTTCGGTTTAGAGAGATTGTGGAGGAAGTAAAGGAAATGGGATTCAATCCTTCCAGGTTGAAGTTTGCTCTGGCAGTATTTGCATTGCGGGCTATGAGCAAATCAACATGGGAAAGAAAGGTTGATGTTTATAAGAAATGGGGTTTGTCTGAGAATgatatttttttggcatttggAAGGCATCCGTGGTGTATGATGGCGTCTGAGGATAAGATTATGCGGGCAATGGATTTTCTTGTCAACAAGATGGGTATGgattcttccctctttatcaaACGCCCAGGACTTGTTTCTTTGAGCTTGGAAAAGCGGTTGATTCCTAGGGGTTTTGTTTTTCAAGGTTTGTTATCAAAAGGTTTGGTGAAGAAGGGCTTCAATATGTATCTGTTGTTTGAGTGTCCTGAAAGGACATTTGTGCAGAAGTATATTATGCCTCATAAGGAGGAAGCTTCTGAGCTGTTGAAGCTATACAAGGAAAAAATGgattctttaaaatga
- the LOC142626152 gene encoding uncharacterized protein LOC142626152, with product MFNCLCKTILNGEKRITSRSPTPLHKLGFLQNPSLSLNYYVSSTSSQQPSAVSYLINLLGFTPEVALSASKYVHFETPEKADAVVKFLKNHGFSQTQISNLVRRRPVLLKYNPEKTLLPKMEFFSSKGIPSPDIAKMFTGAPDLFLRSLEKQIIPSFNLFKSLLQSEDKTLQAIQRCSNMFTYHLDTNVVPNINTLSESGMPKSIIISILKIQPSAFRVNPVLFREIVEEVKEMGFNPWTMMFAKAVHVMRSMTKSTWERKLNVYKKWGWTEHEVSMAFRSHPWCMTVSEEKLTRVMDFLVNKMGMESSLIKKRSILFSLSLEKRLIPRGLVLQVLLSKGLVKKNFKMHAYFLCPENAFLQKFVMIHEEEASELLKLYKGSLDSSK from the coding sequence ATGTTTAATTGTCTCTGCAAAACCATTCTAAATGGTGAGAAACGCATTACTAGTAGATCTCCAACACCACTTCACAAACTGGGTTTTCTTCAAAACCCATCTTTATCTTTGAATTACTATGTCTCCAGCACTTCAAGTCAGCAACCATCTGCTGTCTCTTACCTCATAAACTTACTTGGGTTCACACCAGAAGTTGCTTTATCAGCCTCCAAATATGTTCATTTCGAAACCCCAGAAAAAGCAGATGCTGTGGTTAAGTTTTTGAAGAACCATGGGTTCTCTCAAACCCAGATCTCGAACCTAGTTAGAAGACGCCCAGTTCTGCTCAAATATAATCCTGAGAAAACCCTTTTACCCAAAATGGAATTCTTTTCCTCTAAAGGGATTCCAAGTCCTGACATTGCAAAAATGTTTACTGGGGCCCCTGATCTTTTTTTAAGAAGCTTAGAGAAACAAATTATCCCTTCCTTTAATTTGTTTAAAAGCTTGCTTCAGTCTGAGGATAAGACTCTTCAAGCTATACAACGATGTTCCAATATGTTTACATATCATCTTGATACTAATGTGGTGCCCAATATTAATACATTGAGCGAGAGCGGAATGCCCAAGTCAATTATTATTTCTATACTTAAAATACAGCCAAGTGCATTCAGGGTTAATCCTGTTCTGTTTAGAGAGATTGTGGAGGAAGTAAAAGAAATGGGATTTAATCCTTGGACGATGATGTTTGCCAAGGCAGTACATGTTATGCGGTCAATGACCAAATCGACATGGGAAAGGAAGCTCAATGTTTATAAGAAATGGGGTTGGACTGAGCATGAGGTTTCTATGGCATTTAGAAGCCATCCATGGTGTATGACGGTGTCTGAGGAAAAGCTTACGAGGGTAATGGATTTTCTTGTCAACAAGATGGGTATGGAGTCTTCCCTCATTAAGAAACGCTCAATACTTTTTTCTTTGAGCTTGGAAAAGAGATTGATTCCTAGGGGCTTGGTTCTTCAAGTTTTGCTATCAAAAGGTTTGGTGAAGAAGAATTTTAAAATGCATGCGTATTTTCTGTGCCCTGAAAACGCATTTTTGCAGAAGTTTGTTATGATTCATGAGGAGGAGGCTTCTGAGCTGTTGAAGTTATACAAGGGATCATTGGATTCTTCAAAATGA